One stretch of Nicotiana tabacum cultivar K326 chromosome 18, ASM71507v2, whole genome shotgun sequence DNA includes these proteins:
- the LOC107768579 gene encoding uncharacterized protein LOC107768579 isoform X2 translates to MFWKLPVLSSCSPVEAVLDKENFTLEELLDEEEIIQECKALNSRLINFLRERTQVEQLLHYIIEEPSEVADSKRTFKFPFIACEIFTCEIDVILKTLVDDEELMNLLFSFLEPSRPHSALLAGYFSKVVICLMVRKTVPLMNYVQAHHDVFQQMVDLIGITSIMEVLVRLVGADDHMYPNTMDVMQWLADSSLLEMIVDKLNPSSSPEVHANAAEALCAITRNTPSPLATKLSSPSFVARIFGHALEDSHLKSSLVHSLSVCMSLLDPKRSIPSTMMYSFRNQQVYESPVHANPDTIDAMLPKLSGLLELLNVSSDEKILPTTYGELRPPLGKHRLKIVEFISVLLKTGNEVAEKELISSGTIERVLNLFFEYPYNNALHHHVESIIYSCLESKNIAIVDHLFEECNLIGKIIQTDKQPTVSGEENQPTLPATGRRAPRLGNIGHITRISNKLVQLANNDNCIRAHLEKNMEWSDWHTTVLQERNTIENVYRWACGRPTALHDRTRESDEEDVHDRDYDVAALANNLSQAFRYTIYDNDDAEEGRGALDRDDEDVYFDDESAEVVISSLRLADDQGSLFTNSNWFAFQDDRIGDASMSTSPTDVMEDINLNGMSNSSNSNSDDEVVVGEEDELAESKNSNATPSSSSNMFNGLSGANSGNNGDFNQQNEKAVASADMTPFHFETSGSDDPFGDRSLPEWVAWGDAPNIQVGGSSVNPFEDHNNSADHIANSGEKATPPLSSTSSCSGECIPNGVSSPGSSKSSSGSDSSQKAATVPSLFEEDVEFVGVEIEGTEKAMEHALKEGIVGEAAPLKRSTVPKSPEKETPDDGGAGTKEFNDANYWRVDQEVAVLE, encoded by the exons ATGTTTTGGAAGCTTCCAGTTCTTTCCTCTTGTTCTCCA GTTGAAGCAGTATTAGACAAGGAAAACTTCACTTTGGAAGAGCTGCTTGATGAAGAAGAAATCATCCAAGAATGCAAAGCTTTGAACAGTCGTCTCATAAATTT TTTGAGAGAGAGGACCCAGGTTGAGCAGTTGCTGCACTACATTATTGAAGAGCCTTCTGAGGTTGCTGATAGCAAACGAACATTTAA GTTCCCTTTCATTGCCTGTGAGATATTTACCTGTGAAATTGATGTGATCCTTAAGACTTTAGTGGATGATGAAGAG CTAATGAATTTGCTCTTTTCCTTTTTGGAACCAAGTCGTCCGCATAGCGCCTTGCTGGCTGGGTATTTTAGTAAG GTGGTGATATGCCTTATGGTGCGGAAGACTGTTCCACTTATGAATTATGTTCAG gCCCATCATGATGTTTTTCAACAGATGGTGGATTTGATTGGTATAACATCCATAATGGAG GTTTTGGTGCGACTTGTAGGAGCTGATGATCATATGTACCCCAATACCATGGATGTAATGCAATGGTTGGCTGACAGCAGCTTATTAGAAATGATAGTGGACAAATTGAACCCCTCT AGTTCTCCCGAAGTTCATGCTAATGCAGCAGAAGCACTATGTGCAATAACCAGAAACACACCATCCCCCCTGGCCACCAAACTATCCAGTCCAAG TTTTGTAGCCAGGATATTTGGTCATGCCCTCGAAGACTCACATTTGAAGTCTTCCCTTGTCCATTCGTTGTCTGTCTGTATGTCTCTGCTTGATCCTAAACGATCAATTCCATCAACTATGATGTATTCTTTCCGGAACCAGCAGGTTTATGAGTCTCCCGTGCATGCCAATCCTGACACTATTGATGCAATGCTTCCTAAACTTA GTGGCTTGCTTGAGCTGTTGAATGTGTCATCTGATGAGAAGATTCTGCCAACAACATATGGAGAACTCAGGCCACCTCTAGGAAAGCATCGCTTAAAG ATTGTTGAATTCATTTCTGTGCTACTGAAAACTGGCAATGAAGTTGCGGAGAAAGAATTGATTAGCTCCGGAACAATTGAGAGGGTCCTGAATCTCTTTTTTGA GTACCCTTATAACAATGCGTTGCATCATCATGTTGAGAGTATAATTTACTCATGCTTGGAAAGCAAGAACATTGCAATCGTCGACCATCTTTTTGAAGAGTGCAATTTGATTGGGAAAATTATTCAAACAGATAAACAGCCTACAGTTTCTGGTGAAGAAAATCAG CCCACCTTACCAGCTACTGGGAGACGAGCACCCCGATTAGGTAACATAGGGCATATAACTAGGATTTCTAACAAACTCGTTCAGTTGGCAAACAATGATAACTGCATTCGAGCACATCTCGAG AAGAATATGGAATGGAGTGATTGGCATACTACTGTTTTACAGGAGCGTAATACAATAGAAAATGTCTATCGCTGGGCTTGTGG CCGACCAACTGCATTGCACGACAGAACAAGGGAGAGCGATGAGGAAGATGTTCATGACAGAGACTATGATGTAGCCGCTTTAGCAAATAATCTGAGTCAAGCATTCCGCTACACCATATATGATAATGATGATGCTGAAGAG GGGCGTGGAGCTCTTGATCGAGATGATGAG GATGTTTATTTTGATGATGAGTCTGCTGAAGTTGTGATATCATCCCTTAGGTTGGCAGATGACCAGGGGAG TTTGTTCACAAATTCAAACTGGTTTGCTTTCCAAGATGATAGAATTGGTGATGCTTCAATGAGTACCTCACCTACTGATGTAATGGAGGATATTAATCTCAATGGAATGTCAAATAGTAGTAACAGCAATAGTGATGATGAAGTGGTAGTTGGAGAAGAGGATGAATTGGCTGAGAGCAAAAATTCTAATGCAACACCCAGTTCTAGTTCAAACATGTTTAATGGGCTAAGTGGAGCCAATTCTGGTAATAATGGAGACTTCAATCAACAGAATGAGAAAGCAGTCGCCTCAGCTGACATGACTCCGTTCCATTTTGAGACGTCAGGCAGTGATGACCCCTTTGGAGACAGGTCTCTACCCGAATGGGTAGCATGGGGAGATGCCCCAAATATTCAAGTTGGTGGATCCAGTGTGAACCCATTTGAAGATCATAATAATTCTGCTGACCATATTGCTAACTCGGGGGAGAAAGCAACTCCACCACTTAGTTCCACTTCTAGTTGCAGTGGAGAATGTATTCCAAATGGTGTTTCATCCCCTGGTTCTAGCAAAAGTTCATCTGGATCTGATTCTAGTCAGAAAGCAGCCACTGTTCCTTCGTTGTTTGAAGAGGATGTTGAATTTGTTGGCGTGGAAATTGAGGGTACTGAGAAGGCTATGGAACATGCTCTTAAAGAGGGGATTGTTGGCGAAGCCGCTCCACTAAAAAGGAGCACTGTTCCTAAATCACCGGAAAAGGAAACCCCAGATGATGGTGGGGCAGGAACAAAAGAGTTCAACGATGCAAACTACTGGAGAGTCGATCAAGAAGTTGCTGTACTGGAATGA
- the LOC107768579 gene encoding uncharacterized protein LOC107768579 isoform X1: protein MFWKLPVLSSCSPVEAVLDKENFTLEELLDEEEIIQECKALNSRLINFLRERTQVEQLLHYIIEEPSEVADSKRTFKFPFIACEIFTCEIDVILKTLVDDEELMNLLFSFLEPSRPHSALLAGYFSKVVICLMVRKTVPLMNYVQAHHDVFQQMVDLIGITSIMEVLVRLVGADDHMYPNTMDVMQWLADSSLLEMIVDKLNPSSSPEVHANAAEALCAITRNTPSPLATKLSSPSFVARIFGHALEDSHLKSSLVHSLSVCMSLLDPKRSIPSTMMYSFRNQQVYESPVHANPDTIDAMLPKLSGLLELLNVSSDEKILPTTYGELRPPLGKHRLKIVEFISVLLKTGNEVAEKELISSGTIERVLNLFFEYPYNNALHHHVESIIYSCLESKNIAIVDHLFEECNLIGKIIQTDKQPTVSGEENQPTLPATGRRAPRLGNIGHITRISNKLVQLANNDNCIRAHLEKNMEWSDWHTTVLQERNTIENVYRWACGRPTALHDRTRESDEEDVHDRDYDVAALANNLSQAFRYTIYDNDDAEEGRGALDRDDEDVYFDDESAEVVISSLRLADDQGSSLFTNSNWFAFQDDRIGDASMSTSPTDVMEDINLNGMSNSSNSNSDDEVVVGEEDELAESKNSNATPSSSSNMFNGLSGANSGNNGDFNQQNEKAVASADMTPFHFETSGSDDPFGDRSLPEWVAWGDAPNIQVGGSSVNPFEDHNNSADHIANSGEKATPPLSSTSSCSGECIPNGVSSPGSSKSSSGSDSSQKAATVPSLFEEDVEFVGVEIEGTEKAMEHALKEGIVGEAAPLKRSTVPKSPEKETPDDGGAGTKEFNDANYWRVDQEVAVLE, encoded by the exons ATGTTTTGGAAGCTTCCAGTTCTTTCCTCTTGTTCTCCA GTTGAAGCAGTATTAGACAAGGAAAACTTCACTTTGGAAGAGCTGCTTGATGAAGAAGAAATCATCCAAGAATGCAAAGCTTTGAACAGTCGTCTCATAAATTT TTTGAGAGAGAGGACCCAGGTTGAGCAGTTGCTGCACTACATTATTGAAGAGCCTTCTGAGGTTGCTGATAGCAAACGAACATTTAA GTTCCCTTTCATTGCCTGTGAGATATTTACCTGTGAAATTGATGTGATCCTTAAGACTTTAGTGGATGATGAAGAG CTAATGAATTTGCTCTTTTCCTTTTTGGAACCAAGTCGTCCGCATAGCGCCTTGCTGGCTGGGTATTTTAGTAAG GTGGTGATATGCCTTATGGTGCGGAAGACTGTTCCACTTATGAATTATGTTCAG gCCCATCATGATGTTTTTCAACAGATGGTGGATTTGATTGGTATAACATCCATAATGGAG GTTTTGGTGCGACTTGTAGGAGCTGATGATCATATGTACCCCAATACCATGGATGTAATGCAATGGTTGGCTGACAGCAGCTTATTAGAAATGATAGTGGACAAATTGAACCCCTCT AGTTCTCCCGAAGTTCATGCTAATGCAGCAGAAGCACTATGTGCAATAACCAGAAACACACCATCCCCCCTGGCCACCAAACTATCCAGTCCAAG TTTTGTAGCCAGGATATTTGGTCATGCCCTCGAAGACTCACATTTGAAGTCTTCCCTTGTCCATTCGTTGTCTGTCTGTATGTCTCTGCTTGATCCTAAACGATCAATTCCATCAACTATGATGTATTCTTTCCGGAACCAGCAGGTTTATGAGTCTCCCGTGCATGCCAATCCTGACACTATTGATGCAATGCTTCCTAAACTTA GTGGCTTGCTTGAGCTGTTGAATGTGTCATCTGATGAGAAGATTCTGCCAACAACATATGGAGAACTCAGGCCACCTCTAGGAAAGCATCGCTTAAAG ATTGTTGAATTCATTTCTGTGCTACTGAAAACTGGCAATGAAGTTGCGGAGAAAGAATTGATTAGCTCCGGAACAATTGAGAGGGTCCTGAATCTCTTTTTTGA GTACCCTTATAACAATGCGTTGCATCATCATGTTGAGAGTATAATTTACTCATGCTTGGAAAGCAAGAACATTGCAATCGTCGACCATCTTTTTGAAGAGTGCAATTTGATTGGGAAAATTATTCAAACAGATAAACAGCCTACAGTTTCTGGTGAAGAAAATCAG CCCACCTTACCAGCTACTGGGAGACGAGCACCCCGATTAGGTAACATAGGGCATATAACTAGGATTTCTAACAAACTCGTTCAGTTGGCAAACAATGATAACTGCATTCGAGCACATCTCGAG AAGAATATGGAATGGAGTGATTGGCATACTACTGTTTTACAGGAGCGTAATACAATAGAAAATGTCTATCGCTGGGCTTGTGG CCGACCAACTGCATTGCACGACAGAACAAGGGAGAGCGATGAGGAAGATGTTCATGACAGAGACTATGATGTAGCCGCTTTAGCAAATAATCTGAGTCAAGCATTCCGCTACACCATATATGATAATGATGATGCTGAAGAG GGGCGTGGAGCTCTTGATCGAGATGATGAG GATGTTTATTTTGATGATGAGTCTGCTGAAGTTGTGATATCATCCCTTAGGTTGGCAGATGACCAGGGGAG CAGTTTGTTCACAAATTCAAACTGGTTTGCTTTCCAAGATGATAGAATTGGTGATGCTTCAATGAGTACCTCACCTACTGATGTAATGGAGGATATTAATCTCAATGGAATGTCAAATAGTAGTAACAGCAATAGTGATGATGAAGTGGTAGTTGGAGAAGAGGATGAATTGGCTGAGAGCAAAAATTCTAATGCAACACCCAGTTCTAGTTCAAACATGTTTAATGGGCTAAGTGGAGCCAATTCTGGTAATAATGGAGACTTCAATCAACAGAATGAGAAAGCAGTCGCCTCAGCTGACATGACTCCGTTCCATTTTGAGACGTCAGGCAGTGATGACCCCTTTGGAGACAGGTCTCTACCCGAATGGGTAGCATGGGGAGATGCCCCAAATATTCAAGTTGGTGGATCCAGTGTGAACCCATTTGAAGATCATAATAATTCTGCTGACCATATTGCTAACTCGGGGGAGAAAGCAACTCCACCACTTAGTTCCACTTCTAGTTGCAGTGGAGAATGTATTCCAAATGGTGTTTCATCCCCTGGTTCTAGCAAAAGTTCATCTGGATCTGATTCTAGTCAGAAAGCAGCCACTGTTCCTTCGTTGTTTGAAGAGGATGTTGAATTTGTTGGCGTGGAAATTGAGGGTACTGAGAAGGCTATGGAACATGCTCTTAAAGAGGGGATTGTTGGCGAAGCCGCTCCACTAAAAAGGAGCACTGTTCCTAAATCACCGGAAAAGGAAACCCCAGATGATGGTGGGGCAGGAACAAAAGAGTTCAACGATGCAAACTACTGGAGAGTCGATCAAGAAGTTGCTGTACTGGAATGA
- the LOC107768579 gene encoding uncharacterized protein LOC107768579 isoform X3 produces MVRKTVPLMNYVQAHHDVFQQMVDLIGITSIMEVLVRLVGADDHMYPNTMDVMQWLADSSLLEMIVDKLNPSSSPEVHANAAEALCAITRNTPSPLATKLSSPSFVARIFGHALEDSHLKSSLVHSLSVCMSLLDPKRSIPSTMMYSFRNQQVYESPVHANPDTIDAMLPKLSGLLELLNVSSDEKILPTTYGELRPPLGKHRLKIVEFISVLLKTGNEVAEKELISSGTIERVLNLFFEYPYNNALHHHVESIIYSCLESKNIAIVDHLFEECNLIGKIIQTDKQPTVSGEENQPTLPATGRRAPRLGNIGHITRISNKLVQLANNDNCIRAHLEKNMEWSDWHTTVLQERNTIENVYRWACGRPTALHDRTRESDEEDVHDRDYDVAALANNLSQAFRYTIYDNDDAEEGRGALDRDDEDVYFDDESAEVVISSLRLADDQGSSLFTNSNWFAFQDDRIGDASMSTSPTDVMEDINLNGMSNSSNSNSDDEVVVGEEDELAESKNSNATPSSSSNMFNGLSGANSGNNGDFNQQNEKAVASADMTPFHFETSGSDDPFGDRSLPEWVAWGDAPNIQVGGSSVNPFEDHNNSADHIANSGEKATPPLSSTSSCSGECIPNGVSSPGSSKSSSGSDSSQKAATVPSLFEEDVEFVGVEIEGTEKAMEHALKEGIVGEAAPLKRSTVPKSPEKETPDDGGAGTKEFNDANYWRVDQEVAVLE; encoded by the exons ATGGTGCGGAAGACTGTTCCACTTATGAATTATGTTCAG gCCCATCATGATGTTTTTCAACAGATGGTGGATTTGATTGGTATAACATCCATAATGGAG GTTTTGGTGCGACTTGTAGGAGCTGATGATCATATGTACCCCAATACCATGGATGTAATGCAATGGTTGGCTGACAGCAGCTTATTAGAAATGATAGTGGACAAATTGAACCCCTCT AGTTCTCCCGAAGTTCATGCTAATGCAGCAGAAGCACTATGTGCAATAACCAGAAACACACCATCCCCCCTGGCCACCAAACTATCCAGTCCAAG TTTTGTAGCCAGGATATTTGGTCATGCCCTCGAAGACTCACATTTGAAGTCTTCCCTTGTCCATTCGTTGTCTGTCTGTATGTCTCTGCTTGATCCTAAACGATCAATTCCATCAACTATGATGTATTCTTTCCGGAACCAGCAGGTTTATGAGTCTCCCGTGCATGCCAATCCTGACACTATTGATGCAATGCTTCCTAAACTTA GTGGCTTGCTTGAGCTGTTGAATGTGTCATCTGATGAGAAGATTCTGCCAACAACATATGGAGAACTCAGGCCACCTCTAGGAAAGCATCGCTTAAAG ATTGTTGAATTCATTTCTGTGCTACTGAAAACTGGCAATGAAGTTGCGGAGAAAGAATTGATTAGCTCCGGAACAATTGAGAGGGTCCTGAATCTCTTTTTTGA GTACCCTTATAACAATGCGTTGCATCATCATGTTGAGAGTATAATTTACTCATGCTTGGAAAGCAAGAACATTGCAATCGTCGACCATCTTTTTGAAGAGTGCAATTTGATTGGGAAAATTATTCAAACAGATAAACAGCCTACAGTTTCTGGTGAAGAAAATCAG CCCACCTTACCAGCTACTGGGAGACGAGCACCCCGATTAGGTAACATAGGGCATATAACTAGGATTTCTAACAAACTCGTTCAGTTGGCAAACAATGATAACTGCATTCGAGCACATCTCGAG AAGAATATGGAATGGAGTGATTGGCATACTACTGTTTTACAGGAGCGTAATACAATAGAAAATGTCTATCGCTGGGCTTGTGG CCGACCAACTGCATTGCACGACAGAACAAGGGAGAGCGATGAGGAAGATGTTCATGACAGAGACTATGATGTAGCCGCTTTAGCAAATAATCTGAGTCAAGCATTCCGCTACACCATATATGATAATGATGATGCTGAAGAG GGGCGTGGAGCTCTTGATCGAGATGATGAG GATGTTTATTTTGATGATGAGTCTGCTGAAGTTGTGATATCATCCCTTAGGTTGGCAGATGACCAGGGGAG CAGTTTGTTCACAAATTCAAACTGGTTTGCTTTCCAAGATGATAGAATTGGTGATGCTTCAATGAGTACCTCACCTACTGATGTAATGGAGGATATTAATCTCAATGGAATGTCAAATAGTAGTAACAGCAATAGTGATGATGAAGTGGTAGTTGGAGAAGAGGATGAATTGGCTGAGAGCAAAAATTCTAATGCAACACCCAGTTCTAGTTCAAACATGTTTAATGGGCTAAGTGGAGCCAATTCTGGTAATAATGGAGACTTCAATCAACAGAATGAGAAAGCAGTCGCCTCAGCTGACATGACTCCGTTCCATTTTGAGACGTCAGGCAGTGATGACCCCTTTGGAGACAGGTCTCTACCCGAATGGGTAGCATGGGGAGATGCCCCAAATATTCAAGTTGGTGGATCCAGTGTGAACCCATTTGAAGATCATAATAATTCTGCTGACCATATTGCTAACTCGGGGGAGAAAGCAACTCCACCACTTAGTTCCACTTCTAGTTGCAGTGGAGAATGTATTCCAAATGGTGTTTCATCCCCTGGTTCTAGCAAAAGTTCATCTGGATCTGATTCTAGTCAGAAAGCAGCCACTGTTCCTTCGTTGTTTGAAGAGGATGTTGAATTTGTTGGCGTGGAAATTGAGGGTACTGAGAAGGCTATGGAACATGCTCTTAAAGAGGGGATTGTTGGCGAAGCCGCTCCACTAAAAAGGAGCACTGTTCCTAAATCACCGGAAAAGGAAACCCCAGATGATGGTGGGGCAGGAACAAAAGAGTTCAACGATGCAAACTACTGGAGAGTCGATCAAGAAGTTGCTGTACTGGAATGA